A single Arthrobacter sp. ERGS1:01 DNA region contains:
- a CDS encoding prolyl oligopeptidase family serine peptidase — protein MRETPAPAVPSVPVGVASEAGVASEAGVASEAGVAEQPADENLWLEDIHGDDAMAWVRERNARTDAALVNPAYTALEASVLEVLDSRDRIPMVSKRGDWYYNFWRDEANPRGLWRRTTWDSYLSDSPDWQVLLDVDALSAAEDAQWLWAGASVLRPAPGGEYRQAMVALSPDGGDAVAYREFDLATLTFVEGGFDLPTAKTRLSWLDADTLYVGTDTGEGSMTESSYPAAARVLRRGESLADLAAKEPLFAVPPDHLSGGVSHDSTPGFERDVAYDVLDFFNSRSYLRVDGNWVHIDVPDDMNVSLHRKWLLLRPRTDWHLGDAVYDAGTLLAIELEAFLAGSRALRTIFAPTPAQSLQSWSWTKDFLLLNLLEDVSSKILVLDPAQDFAATELDACPPLHSVDAFAVDDEDDDAGNDYWLVASGFLTPTTVCRGTLATGTPGGPAAVVREAPSFFDAADYTVEQHFALSLDGTRIPYFQVGRKDLVLDGGNPTVLSGYGGFEVSRTPAYSGTVGRTWLERRAVVDGIERGGVYVVATIRGGGEYGPSWHTAALTENRHKAYEDFAAVAGELAARGVASPAHLGCVGGSNGGLLVGNMLTQYPKLFGAVSCGVPLLDMRRYTKLSAGASWIAEYGDPEVPEQWEFIKTFSPYHLLRPGVAYPPTFIWTATSDDRVGPVQARKMAARMESMGIGGLWFHEALEGGHAGAGNNAQAARLHTASHEFLWRALTGTL, from the coding sequence ATGAGAGAAACCCCGGCACCCGCCGTCCCCTCCGTCCCCGTTGGCGTTGCGTCCGAAGCCGGAGTTGCTTCCGAGGCCGGCGTTGCTTCCGAGGCCGGAGTTGCCGAGCAACCCGCCGATGAGAACCTGTGGCTTGAGGACATCCACGGCGATGATGCCATGGCCTGGGTCCGTGAGCGCAACGCCCGCACCGACGCAGCCCTGGTGAACCCCGCCTATACGGCGTTGGAGGCCTCCGTCCTTGAGGTGTTGGATTCGCGGGACCGGATTCCCATGGTGTCCAAGCGCGGAGACTGGTACTACAACTTTTGGCGGGACGAGGCGAACCCTCGCGGGCTGTGGCGGCGCACCACCTGGGACTCCTACCTCAGCGACTCCCCCGACTGGCAGGTACTCCTGGACGTAGACGCCCTGAGCGCCGCCGAGGACGCCCAATGGCTGTGGGCGGGCGCCTCCGTGCTGCGACCGGCGCCGGGCGGGGAATACCGTCAGGCCATGGTGGCGCTCTCCCCCGATGGCGGCGACGCCGTCGCCTACCGGGAATTCGACCTGGCCACGCTCACCTTCGTGGAGGGCGGCTTTGACCTTCCGACGGCGAAGACGCGGCTGAGCTGGCTCGACGCCGACACCCTGTACGTCGGGACCGACACCGGGGAAGGCTCCATGACGGAGTCCTCCTACCCCGCGGCGGCCCGGGTGCTGCGCCGCGGGGAATCCCTGGCGGACCTCGCGGCGAAGGAGCCGCTGTTCGCGGTGCCGCCGGACCACCTCAGCGGCGGCGTGTCCCACGACAGCACGCCCGGCTTTGAACGGGACGTGGCCTACGACGTCCTGGACTTCTTCAACAGCCGCAGCTACCTGCGCGTGGACGGCAACTGGGTGCACATCGACGTCCCCGACGACATGAACGTCTCCCTCCACCGCAAATGGCTGCTGCTGCGCCCGCGCACCGACTGGCATCTGGGCGACGCCGTCTACGACGCCGGGACACTGCTGGCCATTGAGCTGGAGGCGTTCCTGGCCGGGAGCCGCGCGTTGCGGACGATCTTCGCCCCCACGCCCGCCCAGTCCCTGCAGTCATGGAGCTGGACCAAGGACTTCCTGCTGCTGAACCTGCTCGAAGACGTGTCCTCCAAGATCCTGGTCCTCGACCCGGCACAGGATTTTGCCGCCACTGAACTCGACGCCTGCCCGCCCCTGCATTCGGTGGACGCCTTCGCCGTGGACGACGAGGACGACGACGCCGGCAACGATTACTGGCTCGTCGCCTCCGGCTTCCTGACCCCCACCACGGTATGCCGCGGAACCCTGGCGACCGGCACCCCCGGCGGACCGGCGGCGGTGGTGCGGGAGGCGCCGTCGTTCTTCGACGCCGCGGACTACACCGTGGAACAGCACTTTGCGCTCTCGCTGGATGGCACCCGCATCCCTTACTTCCAGGTGGGTCGCAAGGACCTGGTGCTCGACGGCGGAAACCCGACGGTGCTCAGCGGATACGGCGGATTCGAGGTTTCGCGCACGCCGGCATACAGCGGGACCGTGGGACGGACGTGGCTGGAGCGGCGCGCCGTGGTCGACGGCATTGAACGCGGCGGGGTCTACGTGGTGGCGACCATTCGCGGCGGCGGCGAATACGGGCCAAGCTGGCACACGGCGGCGCTGACGGAAAACCGGCACAAGGCGTATGAGGACTTCGCGGCCGTGGCCGGCGAGCTGGCGGCCCGCGGCGTCGCCTCGCCGGCGCATCTGGGCTGCGTGGGCGGCAGCAACGGCGGCTTGCTGGTGGGCAATATGCTCACGCAATACCCCAAACTGTTTGGCGCCGTCTCCTGTGGGGTGCCGCTGCTGGACATGCGCCGGTACACCAAGCTTTCGGCAGGGGCGTCCTGGATTGCCGAATATGGCGACCCCGAGGTGCCGGAGCAGTGGGAGTTCATCAAGACGTTCTCCCCGTACCACCTGCTGCGCCCCGGCGTTGCGTACCCGCCGACGTTCATTTGGACGGCGACCTCCGACGACAGGGTGGGGCCGGTCCAGGCCCGGAAGATGGCGGCCCGGATGGAGTCCATGGGCATCGGCGGGCTGTGGTTCCATGAGGCACTTGAGGGCGGGCATGCGGGTGCGGGAAACAACGCCCAGGCGGCCCGGCTGCACACCGCTTCGCACGAATTCCTGTGGCGGGCGCTCACCGGCACCCTGTAA